GACCGTTCACTAAGATATTTGCCTGGTTTTTTATAAAATTAAATTCATAACTCTGAATAAAAGGTTCCATTTTTTTCAACTCCTACGATGTCAATAAAGCAACCATTCTCTTCCAACTTTAAAAGATATGGATTCAGAATTCAATGTAGAAAATCAGTAAGAAACAAATTATACATAAAAAGCACCAACATCTATGACTAGACTATCGGTGCTTTCCTCATTATTTTGTATACACAATTTTCTTTATTGTCTCCCTAGAAAGGAAATGCTTGCTCGCTAATTGATCGATGGAAACGCCACTTTGGAATGCCTTTTTTATGGATCGGTTCCTTTCATCAATCGCCTTCCTCCCTCCTGATTTTGTACCCCATTTTTCATAGGTACTTTCAGGTTTCGGAATATATAGGGTTTCCCCCTGCACATATTTTTGAACTTCCTTCAGTACAGATGCTGGTAGGATCGCTGTTGCATTTACATATTTCATGGTAGCCCGCTCCTTATTCTTTTTCTGCTAAAAATAAGGGCAAAGCCTATTTAGAACTGGGCGATATTACGGTTTTAGCCCCATGCAAAGTATCGCCTTTCCTATAGGCTTTGCATGAGTTCGTCCAGTGTCTGGCAATCCAACAAAGTTTGCCATTTCAACACCTCCTAAAATGCAGGCTATTTATCAATCACAAAACCAATTTTACCAAAATTTTGGGAGTCCCGTAAATATTCAAACGCCTCTTTATACTGAGAAAGTTCGAAACTCCGATCGAGCTCTGGTTTAATCTGATGTTCTTCGATAAAGCTGAGCATCTCCTGAAATTCTTCGTGACTTCCCATTGTGGAACCTAATAGGTTAAACTGACCGTAGAAAAACTGACGGATATCAATTGTGACTTCATCCTCCGTTGTAGCACCAAATGTGACAACTGTTCCGCCTTTTCTTATGATATTCAGTGATTTATTCATGGTTGCCCTACCAATACTTTCGATGAGCAAATCTATCGTTTCACCCTTTAATTCCTCGTTCCAATTCGATTCTGTTGGAATGGCCACATCTGCACCAAGCTCTAAAGCCTTTTGTCTTTTTTCTTCACTTCTGGAAGTGACAATCACTCTAGCACCGGCTGCTTTTGCAAATTTTAAAATAAATGTGAGAACACCACTGCCAATCCCCGGTAACATAACCGTATCTCCGCTCTTTACCTTTCCTCTTGTAAAAAGAGCTCTATACGCGGTTAAAGCAGCTAATGGTAGGACACCCGCTTCCTCCCAACTTAAATGTTCTGGCTTTTTCTCTACAATATCTTCAGGAACTACTATGTATTCTGCAAATGTACCGTGGTCAGGCAAACAAAGAATCTCAAAGCCTTCCGGTGGAGCATCACTTTTTTCCTGCCATCCGATTGCCGCACTAATAACCACTTCATCGCCTACGGAAAACTTTTGTGCACCTTCTCCAACTTCTGCAATTACACCGGCACCGTCAGATCCCATGATGAGAGGTGGTTGGTCGGCTTTGTGTCTGTTTGGAATCATCAAATCCCGACGGTTCATACCGGCTGCCTTGATTTTTATCTTTACCATATTCGGTTCGACAACCGGTTCTTCAAAATCTCGGTATGTAACACCTTCGAGGCCTTCTATGCCTTCATGAACAATTGCTTTCATTAACTTGGTACCTCCTCTAATGCTCGCTTTAGATGACTAGCAAAAACAGCAAGCTTCTCTTGATCCGATACATCTTCTTCAAATAATGGGACTTTAATAAGCGTTTGCTTTTTGAATGTGTCATCAATCTGTTGTAAATAGTCCTGTTCTTGATTTCTACGTTTGGCTAGAAATGCCCCATCTGCATAATCTGGTAACACTTTATTTACGATGAGTGTACGAATATGCAAATGGTACGTATCAAGTTGTTTAATCGCCTTCTCCGTTTCTAAAATAGGGAGTCTTTCTGGAATTAATACAAATGTAAATCCAGTCATAGATCCATCAAGAATAATCTCCCGAACTGCAGCGAACTTGTCTTTCCGTTTTTGTAACACCTCATATATCGGGTCTTCAACTGGCTCACCGTCATTCAATAGCTGTGAGTAATTATTATTGATCTTCTTTCTTCTTTCAATGAGACCGTCAATCCATACACCCATTAGCTCTGGTAAGGACAGCAATCGAATCGTGTGTCCAGTTGGAGCCGTATCAAATATAATTTTATCAAACTTCCCTTTCTCTTCTAAAATGATAGATACGATTCGGTCAAAGAGAGCTGCTTCATCCGCACCAGGAGATGCGCTAGCCATATCAATTTGACGATGAACTTCCGCGACCATTTCAGATTTCACGAGTCCTTTTAAGTTTTCCTTAACAGAATCAATATACCGTTTAGATTCTTGAACTGGGTTAATCTCAATCCCCCATAGGTTCTCACTCAACTTCGTCTGTTCATTCCCCACTTTTTGATGAAAAATATCGCCTAGGTTATGTGCAGGGTCTGTTGAAACTATTAGTGTTTTTTCTCCAGACTTAGAAAAAGCTAAGGCAAGGGCTGCTGAGGATGTAGACTTTCCCACTCCCCCTTTTCCACCGACAAATATGATACTTTTATTGATTAGTTGATTCATTGTATCCATCCTTTCTAACAGCAGCGGAATCCGCTTAATGGAGATTTTTCCATCCCCATTCGAATGTGCCAATCATGAAATTTTTCAATAATATATGGGTAGAGCTCAAGGGTATAGTAGAAAGCTGGATTTGGAATTCCCAGCATATCGGAGTATACAAGCAGGAGAAAAAGATCGTCTTCATCCCGTAGCTCTCTTGCTACCTCGGAATCGTGTTGAAGACTGATTATGTCATCGTAAAGCTCAACGAGTCGTTTCAATGAGAATTTTTTTGTTGAATCCATTTTGTGCACCTCTGCTAGTTTAATAGAGGGAAAGCCGCGCAAATATACAGCTTTGCGCGGCTCACCTTTTACCCTCACCTTTTGTAGTGAGTTTTTTATGCGTCAATCGAAATGTTACCATCGTCCTTCTTGGTTAAAGAAGAAACTGCTGTGAGTAAAATCCAGAAAGCGAATACTAGAATAATCGCTCCGAATGAGAATAACAGCCAGCTCGTATTAGACCCGCCAAATGGCGACCACTCTGTTAATACCTGGTCAATCATGGCCCATAAGGTCATGACCATCAGGAAGACCATCGGGATAAACGCAGGCATGTAGTTTCTTCCTTGGCGTTTTAACCAAATAGCGATAAGTAATAAACTGATTCCCGCTAGTAACTGGTTAGATGTTCCGAATAATGGCCAGAGTAGGTAACCACCTGAACCGAAGCCTTTTGGTCCTTGTGGAAGTAACGTTAAAGCCGCACTGGAAACAACAGCCACAGTTGTTGCAGCATGTTTTGAAGTAATGGCTTTAAAATTGTATTCTTCTCCTAGTTCCGCGATAATGTATCTCATTAAACGTACAGAAGAGTCAAGCGTTGTAGCAGCAAAGCTTACTACGATAACAGAAACAATCGTACTTGCTACTACTGCAGGAATTCCGATACCTTCTGCTAACTGACCTGCCCCTTTAATAAAGGTCCCTAGCCCTGCATTACTTGCATTGCCAAAGCTGGAGTAAACCGCTTTAAAGTCGTCGGCAGATGGGAAGAACGTAACAACTGCAATTATTGCAATAAGAGCAAGTACCCCTTCACCAATCGCTCCTAAATAACCAACAAATCGAGCATCTGTTTCTTTATCCAACTGTTTAGAAGAGGTCCCCGAAGACACGAGACCATGGAATCCTGAGATCGCACCACAAGCAATTGTAATGAATAGTAGTGGGAACCAAGAAGCATCCGTTGCATCTGGGTTCGTCATTGGTGCTGTCACTTCAGGGTTCGTGAACAGTAATCCTAAGTAAAGGATGGCTAAACCAACCACTAGCTGGTGAGAGTTAATGTAGTCTCTCGGTTGTAGTAGCTTCCAAACTGGTAAAGTCGAAGCTATGTAGACATAAATCATCAATACAATGATCCAGAAGAAGAAAGCTAGAGATGTAGCAGACATTCCAAATAGTCCAGTAGCTCCTTCTCCTCCAAAGAACTCGACCATATTGATTTGTAGTGGTTTTACATAACTAGCTACTACCGCTGAAGCGTACATAATAGCTAATACAATTATAGAAGGTAAAAGCATACTTCCTTGTTTCTTATACACTCTGAATCCAATCCAAATCGCTAGTGGAATTTGAATGAATACAGCTACCACGCTTGCCGGGAATGAAATAAATAAATTCGCAATAACCCAAGCAAACACGGCGTTTACCATTAACACTAAAAGTAAAATGATAAATAAGAACAAGATTTTTGCTCTTTGGCCAATTAACTTATTAGCTAATGTACCGATGGATTGACCTTTGTTACGAGCTGATACAACTAATGTTCCGAAGTCATGAACACCCGCTGCAAAAACCGTCCCTAACGTCACCCATAATAATGCTGGTAGCCAGCCCCAATACACGGCAATTGCTGGCCCTAAGATAGGTGCAGCACCGGCAACAGATGTAAAGTGGTGTCCCCACAATACCAATTTGTTTGTAGGTACAAAGTCCACCCCATCCTTATACTTGTGAGCGGGGGTCACATAGTTTGGATCAAGTTTGTAAATTTTTTCAGCAAGAAATTTTGAATAAAAGCGATAACCTAAGATGAAAACGACGGTACCAAAAATGGCTAAATAAATACCTTGCATAGGCTCCCTCCTTTTTTTCGCGGCATGTATATGTATCCGCTTCCACTACTGATTATACGCTTTGTCCTCTCATCTATTCAATAATTATTCAGATAAATTTAAATATTTGTAATAATATCGACAACTTTTTCTCGACAAATGCGCGGTATCACTCGAAATTTGTCGAAATCGCATAGTATTGTGACCCCATTTCCTCTTCCATTATATGTTCAGGTATGATTCTTTCCGTATCGTTACCCTATTAGCAGCTGACCCATCCCATTTTCGATAAAAATCTCTCCCTACACCTAATCTCTTGCCATGTTTGTCCACCTCCGCGCATAAAGTTTTACCAGGAGGTGAATGTATGTACACATCTATATCTGTTATGAAATTATTACGTTATGGAGTTGGTTATGTTTTTATTGTCTCTGGGCTTATGAAGTTACTTAGTACGGATTTGAGTGGATACTTTATGAGTTTAGGCATTCCCTACCCTCGTGAGGTGATGTACGTAGTTGCCATAACGGAGGTTCTTTGCGGCGGACTGATTGTACTAGACAAATGGGTGAAACGAGCTTCCATCCCCTTACTCATTATTATGGTCGGAGCCATACTGTTAACGAAAGTTCCGACCCTACATACCGGAATTCTTCAATTTGCATTTGATGCTAGACTAGATGTCGTGATGATCATCTTATTGTTTATCCTATATAATCGCCATGCAAAATAAAAACAGGAGGACTAGTATCTGCTAGCCCTCCTTTTCCATTTCTTCTCTTTTACTAGGAATATATTTTTCAATTTTTAAAAATACCCATTGCAACGCTAAACCTTGAATGACAATTCCCAAAATTGAAGTTCCTGTCAACATCCAGACCATCCATGCCTTTTCAATAGCATAGACTTGGTGACCAAAGAAAAATAAATGTCCCACTATGACATACAAAGCATCGAAATAGGATTCAATTGATACTTCGGCAAAGTAGACTATAAAGGATTCGATGGCTAACAAAGCAATCACAATGGAAACCACTAATGTCATAGAACGATAGCTTAATTTTTCAATATAAGGAGTGACATAGTATTTTGTAATGGTTTTGATTCTAAATAGATATATCACCCTTACGATTCTGGCAACTTGAAAGAATTGGCCAAATGGGATGATGGCAAGAACTAAGAACGGATTTTGTTTCAGAAATGTCCATTTATTGTTTGATGCCCATAATCGGATGATAAAATCCACAACAAATACGAACCAAACAATCCAGTTAATCGTAGAATTATAGGTCTCTTCTGTCCAAATCGTCATGATTGTTAGCATGACTAGGAGGATCATAATCCCCTCATAGATGGTTTTCATGAATGGCTTCATTATTGTACCCTCCACTTTCTCACTACTATTATATAAGTGAATGGGAGGGAGTGACTACCACCTGCCAACTATTTACCTATCACAACTTCCATTATTCATACTTAGAAAAGTCTATAAACCCATTATACAATACGTAAACTCCCATACAGACTGCTGTTGCTACGTACCCCCAGCCGAGCGTAATTTGTTCTATAAGCAGATAGTTATTACAGAATTGTTCATTGGCTACAATATAGAGCCAGCCAATTCCTAAAAATAAAAGGATAAAGACATACAGAACGAGGTTTTGACCTCTTTCGCTCATTTTTTTCCAACTGTCTCTTAGTGGAATCCCTGCTAAGAATGGTAAGCTAATAAACTTAAAAACCTCTACAGCCTGGACC
This DNA window, taken from Bacillus carboniphilus, encodes the following:
- a CDS encoding CD3324 family protein, translated to MKYVNATAILPASVLKEVQKYVQGETLYIPKPESTYEKWGTKSGGRKAIDERNRSIKKAFQSGVSIDQLASKHFLSRETIKKIVYTK
- a CDS encoding zinc-binding dehydrogenase, whose amino-acid sequence is MKAIVHEGIEGLEGVTYRDFEEPVVEPNMVKIKIKAAGMNRRDLMIPNRHKADQPPLIMGSDGAGVIAEVGEGAQKFSVGDEVVISAAIGWQEKSDAPPEGFEILCLPDHGTFAEYIVVPEDIVEKKPEHLSWEEAGVLPLAALTAYRALFTRGKVKSGDTVMLPGIGSGVLTFILKFAKAAGARVIVTSRSEEKRQKALELGADVAIPTESNWNEELKGETIDLLIESIGRATMNKSLNIIRKGGTVVTFGATTEDEVTIDIRQFFYGQFNLLGSTMGSHEEFQEMLSFIEEHQIKPELDRSFELSQYKEAFEYLRDSQNFGKIGFVIDK
- a CDS encoding ArsA family ATPase, yielding MNQLINKSIIFVGGKGGVGKSTSSAALALAFSKSGEKTLIVSTDPAHNLGDIFHQKVGNEQTKLSENLWGIEINPVQESKRYIDSVKENLKGLVKSEMVAEVHRQIDMASASPGADEAALFDRIVSIILEEKGKFDKIIFDTAPTGHTIRLLSLPELMGVWIDGLIERRKKINNNYSQLLNDGEPVEDPIYEVLQKRKDKFAAVREIILDGSMTGFTFVLIPERLPILETEKAIKQLDTYHLHIRTLIVNKVLPDYADGAFLAKRRNQEQDYLQQIDDTFKKQTLIKVPLFEEDVSDQEKLAVFASHLKRALEEVPS
- a CDS encoding cory-CC-star protein, which gives rise to MDSTKKFSLKRLVELYDDIISLQHDSEVARELRDEDDLFLLLVYSDMLGIPNPAFYYTLELYPYIIEKFHDWHIRMGMEKSPLSGFRCC
- a CDS encoding carbon starvation protein A, coding for MQGIYLAIFGTVVFILGYRFYSKFLAEKIYKLDPNYVTPAHKYKDGVDFVPTNKLVLWGHHFTSVAGAAPILGPAIAVYWGWLPALLWVTLGTVFAAGVHDFGTLVVSARNKGQSIGTLANKLIGQRAKILFLFIILLLVLMVNAVFAWVIANLFISFPASVVAVFIQIPLAIWIGFRVYKKQGSMLLPSIIVLAIMYASAVVASYVKPLQINMVEFFGGEGATGLFGMSATSLAFFFWIIVLMIYVYIASTLPVWKLLQPRDYINSHQLVVGLAILYLGLLFTNPEVTAPMTNPDATDASWFPLLFITIACGAISGFHGLVSSGTSSKQLDKETDARFVGYLGAIGEGVLALIAIIAVVTFFPSADDFKAVYSSFGNASNAGLGTFIKGAGQLAEGIGIPAVVASTIVSVIVVSFAATTLDSSVRLMRYIIAELGEEYNFKAITSKHAATTVAVVSSAALTLLPQGPKGFGSGGYLLWPLFGTSNQLLAGISLLLIAIWLKRQGRNYMPAFIPMVFLMVMTLWAMIDQVLTEWSPFGGSNTSWLLFSFGAIILVFAFWILLTAVSSLTKKDDGNISIDA
- a CDS encoding DoxX family protein, which gives rise to MYTSISVMKLLRYGVGYVFIVSGLMKLLSTDLSGYFMSLGIPYPREVMYVVAITEVLCGGLIVLDKWVKRASIPLLIIMVGAILLTKVPTLHTGILQFAFDARLDVVMIILLFILYNRHAK
- a CDS encoding transporter, giving the protein MKPFMKTIYEGIMILLVMLTIMTIWTEETYNSTINWIVWFVFVVDFIIRLWASNNKWTFLKQNPFLVLAIIPFGQFFQVARIVRVIYLFRIKTITKYYVTPYIEKLSYRSMTLVVSIVIALLAIESFIVYFAEVSIESYFDALYVIVGHLFFFGHQVYAIEKAWMVWMLTGTSILGIVIQGLALQWVFLKIEKYIPSKREEMEKEG